One Balneola sp. DNA window includes the following coding sequences:
- the glpK gene encoding glycerol kinase has translation MEKQFILAIDQGTTSSRAIVFNKEGEIQSVAQKEFKQHFPNDGWVEHDANDIWKTQAGVVAEAIMDCGANGKNIAGIGITNQRETTVVWDKETGEPVYNAIVWQDRRTSDYCDKLREEGWMDKIKEKTGLIIDSYFSGTKIRWILENVEGARKKAEAGKLAFGTIDSWLIWNFTDGETHVTDVTNASRTMLYNIREQKWDEELLKLMDIPVEMLPEVKSSSEVYAHTKTTIFAHEVPIAGIAGDQQAALFGQMCLQPGMLKNTYGTGSFIMFNTGDKPIKSENNLLTTIGWGKDDKITYALEGSIFIAGAVVQWLRDGLGIIKSSSDIEKLALTEKDNGGVYLVPAFAGLGAPHWDQRARGAMFGLTRGSTAGHIARAALEGIAYQVKDVLSAMEADSGIEIKELRVDGGATVNDTLMQFQSDILRIPLVRPKILETTALGAAYLAGLAVGFWKDTDEIKKQWQVDKRFEPKMSDDEAKTLLYKWNKAVEKSKGWIE, from the coding sequence ATGGAAAAACAGTTTATACTCGCTATAGATCAAGGAACTACAAGCTCGAGAGCTATTGTATTTAATAAGGAGGGTGAGATACAATCGGTTGCCCAAAAAGAATTTAAGCAGCACTTCCCGAATGACGGTTGGGTGGAACACGATGCCAACGATATCTGGAAAACACAGGCAGGAGTAGTTGCGGAAGCCATAATGGACTGTGGCGCCAACGGGAAGAATATTGCCGGAATTGGGATCACCAATCAAAGAGAAACAACAGTTGTATGGGATAAAGAAACCGGAGAGCCTGTTTATAATGCAATTGTTTGGCAAGATCGCCGAACATCCGACTATTGCGATAAACTGCGGGAGGAAGGCTGGATGGATAAGATCAAAGAAAAGACAGGCCTGATAATTGACAGCTATTTCTCAGGCACAAAAATCAGATGGATTTTAGAAAATGTAGAAGGCGCGCGTAAAAAAGCTGAAGCAGGAAAACTAGCCTTCGGCACCATTGACTCCTGGTTGATTTGGAACTTCACCGATGGAGAAACGCACGTAACAGATGTGACTAATGCCTCCCGGACGATGCTCTACAATATCAGGGAGCAAAAGTGGGACGAGGAATTACTCAAGCTAATGGATATTCCAGTAGAAATGCTGCCGGAAGTAAAGTCATCCAGTGAAGTTTATGCCCATACTAAAACAACGATTTTTGCTCATGAAGTACCAATTGCAGGAATTGCCGGAGATCAACAGGCCGCCTTATTTGGACAAATGTGCCTGCAGCCGGGAATGTTGAAGAACACCTATGGTACCGGATCTTTTATCATGTTCAATACTGGAGACAAGCCAATTAAATCTGAAAATAACTTACTCACCACCATTGGCTGGGGAAAGGATGATAAAATCACTTATGCGCTGGAAGGAAGTATTTTTATAGCCGGCGCCGTGGTGCAATGGCTGCGGGATGGCCTGGGTATTATAAAGTCATCATCAGATATAGAGAAACTGGCTTTAACGGAAAAAGATAATGGAGGGGTTTACCTGGTCCCTGCTTTTGCGGGTTTGGGAGCACCTCACTGGGATCAGCGGGCACGAGGAGCGATGTTTGGACTGACCAGAGGGTCTACGGCAGGACATATAGCCAGAGCAGCTTTAGAGGGAATTGCGTATCAAGTTAAAGATGTGCTATCCGCGATGGAAGCAGATTCTGGAATCGAAATTAAAGAGCTTCGCGTTGATGGAGGGGCAACAGTCAACGACACTCTTATGCAGTTCCAATCTGATATCTTAAGAATACCACTGGTGCGACCCAAAATTTTGGAGACGACCGCACTCGGAGCAGCTTACTTAGCAGGACTTGCCGTCGGCTTCTGGAAAGATACTGATGAGATTAAAAAGCAGTGGCAGGTCGACAAACGTTTCGAGCCAAAAATGAGTGATGATGAAGCAAAAACGCTTCTTTACAAATGGAACAAAGCTGTTGAAAAGAGCAAAGGCTGGATTGAGTGA
- a CDS encoding FAD-dependent oxidoreductase gives MDRAEFLKEVKDFNDYWDVVVIGGGATGLGVGVDAAARGYKTLLLEMHDFSKGTSSRSTKLVHGGVRYLQQGDVSLVIEALHERGLLIQNAPHLVSDQSFIVPSYEWWNGPFYGVGMKVYDALAGKLGINKSKNLSKEETLERIPTLEPEGLRGGVIYYDGQFDDSRLSINLVQTINEQGGTPLNYMKVTGLKKNGKGFIEGVKARDMLDGKDYDINARVVVNATGIFSDDVLEMDEEGHKKIIQFAQGIHLVLDKEFLPGDSAIMVPHTDDGRVLFAVPWHDKVIVGTTDTPVEKATLEPIALEEEVEFVLRHAAKYLTKNPTRKDVKSVFAGIRPLVKPPDAKDTSEISRSHHIQVSESGLVTIAGGKWTTYRKMAEDTIDQAAMVAGLDVKETPTKELRIHGWLKNVDRDDHLFVYGSDKVALQNLIEKDKSQAEQLHPDLPYIKAEVVWAVRHEMAQTIEDFLSRRTRALLLDAKASVEMAPEVGRILAEEFGKDDAWVEQEVKEYKALASNYILNEKE, from the coding sequence ATGGATAGAGCAGAATTTCTGAAAGAAGTAAAAGACTTCAACGATTATTGGGATGTAGTGGTAATTGGCGGTGGCGCAACCGGGCTCGGAGTAGGCGTGGATGCGGCAGCTCGTGGATACAAAACCCTGTTGCTGGAAATGCACGACTTCTCAAAAGGAACATCCAGCCGAAGCACAAAGCTGGTTCATGGTGGAGTACGCTATCTGCAACAAGGAGATGTCTCTTTGGTGATTGAAGCCCTGCACGAACGAGGGCTTCTTATTCAAAATGCTCCTCATTTAGTAAGCGATCAGTCCTTTATAGTGCCCAGCTATGAATGGTGGAACGGTCCTTTTTATGGCGTGGGGATGAAAGTTTATGATGCTTTAGCCGGGAAGCTTGGAATTAACAAATCGAAGAACCTTTCAAAAGAAGAAACGCTTGAGCGAATTCCAACGCTGGAGCCTGAAGGATTGCGAGGCGGAGTAATCTATTATGATGGTCAGTTTGATGACTCTCGCCTTTCCATAAACCTCGTTCAAACCATCAATGAGCAAGGAGGCACTCCGCTTAATTACATGAAAGTAACCGGACTCAAAAAAAATGGGAAAGGATTTATTGAAGGTGTAAAAGCCCGGGATATGCTTGACGGAAAAGATTATGATATAAATGCTCGGGTTGTAGTGAATGCAACAGGAATTTTTTCAGATGATGTTCTGGAAATGGACGAAGAGGGACATAAAAAAATTATACAGTTTGCACAGGGTATTCACCTGGTGCTGGATAAAGAATTCTTACCGGGAGATTCAGCGATTATGGTCCCTCATACAGACGACGGGCGCGTACTTTTTGCTGTGCCTTGGCACGACAAAGTTATCGTAGGAACTACAGACACCCCCGTTGAAAAAGCAACGCTAGAGCCGATTGCTCTGGAAGAAGAAGTTGAGTTTGTACTGAGGCATGCGGCCAAATATCTCACTAAAAATCCAACTAGAAAAGACGTAAAAAGTGTGTTTGCCGGAATCCGTCCTCTTGTTAAGCCGCCAGATGCTAAAGACACATCAGAGATTTCCAGAAGCCACCATATTCAGGTTTCAGAATCAGGCTTGGTGACAATTGCGGGAGGAAAATGGACGACCTATAGGAAGATGGCCGAGGATACAATTGATCAGGCAGCAATGGTGGCAGGATTAGATGTAAAAGAAACGCCTACCAAAGAGTTAAGAATTCACGGATGGCTCAAAAATGTAGATAGAGATGATCACTTGTTTGTATATGGCTCAGATAAAGTCGCTCTGCAAAATCTGATAGAAAAAGATAAATCACAGGCCGAACAACTTCACCCCGACCTACCCTACATTAAGGCAGAAGTAGTTTGGGCTGTGCGACATGAGATGGCTCAAACCATCGAAGACTTTCTTTCCCGGAGAACCCGGGCCCTGTTATTAGATGCCAAGGCCAGTGTGGAGATGGCTCCGGAAGTTGGTAGGATTTTAGCAGAGGAATTTGGCAAAGATGATGCCTGGGTTGAACAGGAAGTGAAAGAATATAAAGCCTTGGCGAGTAACTATATCCTAAACGAAAAAGAATAG
- a CDS encoding aquaporin, whose amino-acid sequence MWVEFCGELLGTFMLIVLGNGVVANVVLEKTKGSGSGWIVITWGWGIGVFVGVFTSAAISGAHINPAVTLALAFVDMFSWDRVWYYILGQFSGAMLASVVVYLQYKDHFDETEDGPTKRAAFCTAPEIRNTKSNLLSEIIGTFILVIGVLYLAEPEVGLGAISALPVALLVLGIGLSLGGTTGYAINPARDLGPRIMHALLPIKQKANNDWGYSWIPVLGPVLGAGLAAIIYNILPF is encoded by the coding sequence ATGTGGGTTGAATTCTGCGGTGAATTACTGGGGACTTTCATGCTTATCGTGTTGGGGAATGGAGTGGTTGCCAATGTTGTGCTTGAGAAGACAAAAGGTAGCGGCAGTGGCTGGATAGTAATTACCTGGGGATGGGGAATTGGAGTTTTTGTAGGTGTTTTTACATCAGCGGCAATAAGCGGGGCTCATATTAATCCTGCAGTAACTCTGGCTCTGGCTTTTGTAGATATGTTTAGCTGGGATCGGGTTTGGTATTATATTTTAGGTCAATTTAGTGGGGCGATGCTGGCCTCGGTTGTCGTTTACTTGCAGTATAAAGACCATTTTGATGAGACTGAAGATGGGCCAACGAAACGGGCGGCATTTTGTACAGCTCCTGAAATACGAAATACAAAAAGCAATCTGCTCTCTGAGATTATTGGGACGTTTATCTTGGTGATAGGCGTACTCTACTTAGCAGAACCTGAAGTTGGTTTAGGCGCTATCAGTGCTCTCCCTGTTGCATTGCTGGTATTGGGGATTGGTTTATCTTTGGGAGGAACGACGGGCTATGCCATAAACCCGGCGCGAGATTTGGGACCCCGAATTATGCATGCACTCCTTCCCATCAAGCAAAAAGCAAACAATGACTGGGGCTACTCTTGGATCCCTGTGTTGGGCCCGGTTTTAGGGGCAGGTTTAGCAGCCATTATTTATAATATTCTACCTTTTTAG
- a CDS encoding nucleotide excision repair endonuclease produces MTLDLFEPTAITQKDRVNHAMGGELPPHEPGVYTMYDKRDQVLYVGKGKDLQQRITSYRYSKSKKVQRMIAHLERISYEVCNSETDAILLENLLIRSLRPPFNHANKKPETYYYISTARRGNKKEFRLSMRVLDDFPEVYGCFKGHLKTRKGLGALLKLLFVQETDITSAHYLPSQLLNRITPQKFQIRIDDQTGLLVDQFLKGSSSLLADQLEERVMGLDFRDRFTENYFDNELEILRMFFTLGPQRNFRMKNELGLHSELINQDDIDDLLALMKG; encoded by the coding sequence GTGACATTAGATCTTTTTGAACCAACAGCCATCACCCAAAAAGACAGGGTAAACCATGCTATGGGAGGGGAGTTACCTCCTCATGAGCCTGGGGTTTATACCATGTATGACAAGCGTGATCAAGTTCTTTATGTGGGAAAGGGTAAAGATCTTCAGCAGCGAATTACTTCTTACAGATATTCCAAGTCTAAGAAAGTACAGCGGATGATTGCTCACCTTGAGCGCATCAGTTATGAAGTTTGTAATTCCGAAACCGATGCAATTCTGTTAGAGAACTTGCTCATCCGCTCACTGAGGCCTCCATTTAATCACGCCAACAAAAAGCCGGAAACCTATTACTATATTTCTACTGCACGTCGTGGAAATAAAAAAGAGTTTCGTTTATCTATGCGCGTTCTTGATGACTTTCCGGAGGTTTACGGATGCTTCAAGGGTCATCTTAAAACAAGAAAAGGGCTGGGGGCTTTACTCAAACTTCTTTTTGTTCAAGAGACAGATATCACCAGTGCTCATTACCTTCCCAGCCAGCTGCTGAATAGAATCACCCCACAAAAATTTCAGATTCGAATAGATGATCAGACGGGTTTGCTGGTCGATCAGTTTCTAAAAGGGTCTTCTAGCTTACTTGCCGATCAATTAGAAGAGCGTGTTATGGGTTTGGACTTTCGAGACCGGTTTACGGAAAATTATTTCGACAATGAGCTGGAGATACTCCGGATGTTTTTTACGCTTGGGCCACAACGAAATTTCCGAATGAAAAATGAACTCGGCCTTCACTCAGAACTCATCAACCAAGATGATATAGATGATCTTTTAGCGCTCATGAAAGGCTAA
- a CDS encoding tRNA nucleotidyltransferase, which translates to MQNIPKKHQTVFNIISEAAQELESPVYVVGGYVRDYYLGRSKSGDIDIDFVTVGSGINLARKVSDKIKGSSLAVYNQFGTAQVKTGDLELEFVGARKESYRKNSRKPLVEDGTLEDDQLRRDLTINALSWSLNKEDYGALNDPFNGMNDLEQSLIRTPIDPEQTFDDDPLRMMRAIRFASQLDFRIEEETFDAITKMSERINIISKERIIEELNKIILSDNPSLGFTMLFKTELLKEFFPEMYNLHGVKEVNGVRHKDNFWHTLQVLDNVIEMDADLWLRWSAIMHDIAKPPTQRFHKEAGWTFHGHDALGAKWTKKIFRRLGLPLDERMRYVRKLVRLHLRPIALVSDEVSDSAIRRLIYEAGEDIDDLMKLCRADITTKNDYKQERYQKNFDYVERRIQEVEEKDRIRKWKNPLSGEEIMKALEIKPSRTVGDVKDAVKEAILNGDIPNEHDAAFEFMMEHKDEFLK; encoded by the coding sequence ATGCAGAACATACCGAAAAAACACCAAACCGTATTCAATATCATCAGTGAAGCGGCGCAGGAATTAGAAAGCCCCGTATATGTTGTTGGGGGCTATGTACGTGACTACTATCTCGGCCGCTCAAAATCAGGAGATATCGACATCGACTTTGTTACAGTTGGCTCGGGAATTAATCTCGCGCGCAAAGTTTCCGATAAAATCAAAGGCTCATCCCTGGCTGTATATAATCAGTTTGGAACAGCTCAGGTTAAAACGGGTGATTTAGAACTCGAATTTGTAGGCGCCCGAAAAGAGAGCTACCGCAAAAATTCACGCAAACCACTGGTAGAAGATGGCACACTTGAAGATGATCAGCTTCGCCGAGACCTGACAATCAACGCGCTGTCCTGGTCACTCAATAAAGAAGATTACGGTGCGCTTAACGACCCATTTAATGGGATGAATGATTTGGAGCAGTCGCTCATTCGAACACCTATCGATCCAGAGCAGACGTTTGATGACGACCCCTTGCGGATGATGCGGGCTATTCGATTTGCATCTCAGCTGGACTTCAGAATTGAGGAAGAAACCTTCGATGCCATCACAAAAATGTCGGAGCGGATTAACATCATTTCTAAAGAGCGTATTATTGAAGAACTGAATAAAATTATTCTCAGTGATAATCCTTCCTTAGGATTCACGATGCTCTTTAAGACAGAACTCCTCAAAGAGTTCTTTCCCGAAATGTATAATTTACATGGCGTGAAAGAAGTAAATGGTGTTCGCCATAAAGACAATTTTTGGCATACCCTGCAGGTTCTGGACAATGTAATTGAAATGGATGCCGACCTGTGGTTGCGCTGGTCCGCTATTATGCACGACATTGCGAAGCCTCCGACACAGCGGTTTCATAAAGAAGCCGGGTGGACTTTTCACGGCCATGATGCATTGGGTGCAAAGTGGACCAAGAAAATCTTCAGGCGCTTGGGTCTTCCTTTAGATGAACGTATGAGGTATGTGAGAAAGCTGGTGCGATTACACCTCCGCCCTATTGCTTTGGTTTCGGATGAAGTTTCGGATAGTGCCATCCGCAGGTTAATTTATGAGGCGGGTGAGGATATCGATGATTTGATGAAGTTATGCCGGGCAGACATCACCACGAAGAACGATTATAAGCAGGAGCGCTATCAAAAGAACTTTGACTATGTAGAGCGGCGTATTCAGGAAGTGGAGGAAAAAGACCGCATTCGAAAATGGAAGAATCCGCTTTCAGGAGAAGAGATTATGAAGGCATTGGAAATTAAACCTTCCCGAACGGTAGGCGATGTAAAAGATGCTGTTAAGGAAGCGATCCTGAATGGAGACATTCCCAATGAACATGATGCAGCATTTGAATTTATGATGGAACACAAAGACGAATTTTTGAAGTAA
- the ispE gene encoding 4-(cytidine 5'-diphospho)-2-C-methyl-D-erythritol kinase, whose translation MADLWISNSYAKINLGLNVLERLDNGYHTIETGFCFLEWNDRFEVKHAPRMELVMSDEKIPVDDSNLIVKALKLLQDEAGLKDEFYIEVEKNIPAGAGLGGGSSNAATTLRMMNKIANLGLNQEDLMRLGGKLGADVPFFIKGKTGFATGLGDEIEELDIQPDAWVVTVFPDIESSTAEAYQYCEPNPEPDFSLKNVLLDEEPEEWRYLLMNDLEKVVFPRHHLVGNLKDQLYEFGAEYASMSGSGSSVFGVFNQDFVAINAYESFHKLGFPANLTRPKFEPDLGIYVKEDG comes from the coding sequence ATGGCAGATCTCTGGATTTCAAATTCATACGCTAAAATTAATTTGGGCCTTAATGTGCTGGAAAGGCTCGATAATGGTTATCATACCATAGAAACCGGCTTTTGCTTTTTGGAGTGGAATGACCGGTTTGAAGTGAAGCACGCCCCCCGCATGGAATTAGTAATGAGCGATGAGAAAATTCCTGTGGATGACTCCAATCTAATTGTGAAGGCGCTTAAGTTACTTCAGGATGAAGCCGGACTAAAAGACGAGTTCTACATAGAAGTGGAGAAGAATATACCGGCAGGTGCGGGCCTGGGTGGCGGAAGCAGTAATGCTGCAACCACGCTCCGGATGATGAATAAAATTGCTAATCTGGGATTGAATCAGGAAGACTTGATGAGGCTCGGAGGAAAGCTTGGGGCAGATGTGCCATTTTTCATTAAGGGAAAAACAGGCTTCGCAACTGGTTTAGGGGATGAAATTGAAGAATTAGATATACAGCCTGATGCCTGGGTTGTTACCGTTTTCCCTGATATTGAAAGCAGCACAGCCGAAGCATATCAATATTGTGAACCAAACCCGGAACCTGACTTTTCATTGAAGAATGTACTTTTGGATGAAGAGCCCGAAGAATGGAGATATTTGTTAATGAATGACTTGGAAAAAGTCGTATTTCCGCGCCACCATTTAGTGGGTAATTTGAAAGATCAGCTGTACGAATTTGGAGCAGAGTATGCCAGTATGAGCGGAAGCGGTTCCAGTGTTTTTGGTGTTTTTAATCAGGATTTTGTTGCAATTAATGCCTATGAGTCGTTTCATAAGCTCGGATTTCCGGCAAACCTAACCCGACCCAAATTTGAGCCTGATTTAGGCATTTATGTTAAAGAAGATGGATAA